In Labrus mixtus chromosome 11, fLabMix1.1, whole genome shotgun sequence, a single window of DNA contains:
- the LOC132984359 gene encoding transmembrane protein 74: MASPKLLPGDEGVNQPDQHDALDRVPVSLHARKSGGSTGGAPPGEGYCNPARSCHDRCRSAPRTAPRKGGAEVKLGQLGEEKVRVCCDEELETSFTYVDENVNLRLASPETSCKSTLRPMRNGEPCSETLPEFSFMSEDDLSFGEGSGSSIDYGFISAVTFLVTGISLVIISYAVPRDVEVDRDSVSAREMERLEMESARIGAHLDRCVIAGLCLLTLGGVVLSTLLMISMWKGEMYRRKVIAYTKRSAKQYGSISLKTRSSPSHSSAHNLSLEEDVEETLA, translated from the coding sequence ATGGCTTCTCCAAAGCTGCTTCCCGGAGATGAGGGAGTCAATCAGCCCGATCAACATGACGCCCTCGACCGGGTTCCAGTCTCGCTCCATGCACGCAAATCGGGCGGATCAACAGGAGGAGCACCCCCGGGGGAGGGCTACTGTAACCCTGCCCGCAGCTGCCATGACCGGTGTCGTTCAGCACCAAGGACGGCGCCGCGCAAAGGGGGCGCGGAGGTTAAACTCGGTCAACTTGGTGAGGAAAAAGTCCGGGTTTGTTGCGACGAGGAATTAGAGACATCTTTTACCTATGTAGATGAGAATGTTAACTTGAGACTGGCCAGCCCAGAGACTAGTTGTAAAAGTACTCTCAGGCCTATGCGCAATGGCGAGCCTTGTTCGGAGACTTTACCGGAGTTTTCCTTTATGTCCGAAGATGATCTCTCCTTTGGGGAGGGCTCCGGGTCTTCAATAGACTACGGCTTTATCAGTGCAGTTACGTTTTTAGTCACCGGAATCTCCTTGGTGATCATCTCCTACGCCGTACCACGTGATGTGGAGGTGGATCGTGACAGCGTGTCAGcgagggagatggagaggctGGAGATGGAAAGCGCGCGGATAGGTGCCCACCTGGATCGGTGCGTCATAGCGGGACTGTGCCTTCTCACGCTGGGCGGCGTGGTACTCTCCACACTGCTGATGATCTCCATGTGGAAAGGCGAGATGTACAGGAGAAAGGTGATCGCTTACACCAAGCGGTCAGCCAAACAGTATGGCTCTATCAGCCTGAAAACTAGATCCAGTCCCAGCCATTCCTCTGCGCATAACTTGTCCCTGGAGGAGGACGTTGAGGAAACACTGGCTTAA